From the Primulina tabacum isolate GXHZ01 chromosome 15, ASM2559414v2, whole genome shotgun sequence genome, one window contains:
- the LOC142526057 gene encoding uncharacterized protein LOC142526057, whose product MGSANNFNDPMTIHASDTPGLNLINEQLTGVENYGIWSRAMLISLRAKNKVVFIDGTCKRPVAGNLMLQQWERCNALVLSWIMNSVSKEIFGWMVHSTEASNVWIDLKDQFDKVNGSRIFSLHRDIGRLVQGSSTISTYYYKLKHLWDEYASLVTLPSCECATARQYVEHDQQQRLLQFLMGLN is encoded by the coding sequence ATGGGAAGCGCTAACAATTTCAACGATCCGATGACCATTCATGCTTCGGACACTCCAggtttgaatttaattaatgagCAGTTAACTGGAGTTGAGAATTACGGGATTTGGAGTAGGGCTATGCTAATTTCATTGCGTGCAAAGAATAAAGTTGTGTTCATTGATGGTACATGTAAGCGACCAGTTGCAGGCAATCTCATGTTGCAACAGTGGGAACGATGCAATGCATTAGTGTTGTCCTGGATTATGAATTCAGTATCGAAGGAGATTTTTGGCTGGATGGTGCATTCCACCGAGGCTTCGAATGTGTGGATAGATCTTAAGGATCAGTTTGATAAGGTGAATGGTTCCAGAATTTTTTCACTTCATCGTGATATAGGTCGATTGGTGCAAGGTAGTAGCACCATATCCACCTATTACTATAAATTGAAACACTTGTGGGATGAATATGCTTCACTAGTTACTCTGCCTTCTTGTGAATGTGCTACGGCAAGGCAATATGTTGAACATGATCAACAGCAGCGATTGCTTCAGTTTTTGATGGGATTGAATTAA